In Mus musculus strain C57BL/6J chromosome 9, GRCm38.p6 C57BL/6J, one genomic interval encodes:
- the Foxred1 gene encoding FAD-dependent oxidoreductase domain-containing protein 1 isoform X6: MSPEQLQTKFPWINVEGVALASYGLEDEGWFDAWSLLQGLRRKVQSMGVFFCQGEVTRFITSSTPMKTPTGEHVVLRRINNVHVKMDKSLEYQPVECAVVINAAGAWSGKIAELAGVGKGLPGTLQGTKLPVEPRKRYVHLWHCPQGPGLETPLVADISGVYFRREGLGSNYLGGCSPTEEEEPDPTNLNVDHDFFQNKVWPHLVQRVPSFKTLEVQSAWAGYYDYNTFDQNGVVGPHPLVVNMYFATGFSGRGLQHAPGIGRAVAEIMLEGHFKTIDMSPFLFTRFYLGEKLQEYNIL; encoded by the exons ATGTCTCCTGAGCAGCTGCAGACCAAGTTTCCCTGGATAAACGTAGAAGGAGTAGCTCTGGCGTCTTATG GGTTGGAGGATGAAGGTTGGTTTGATGCCTGGTCTTTGCTCCAGGGTCTTCGTCGAAAGGTCCAGTCAATGGGAGTCTTTTTCTGCCAGGGAGAGGTGACAC GTTTCATCACTTCATCTACCCCAATGAAGACCCCAACTGGGGAACATGTAGTCTTGAGAAGGATCAACAATGTCCAT GTGAAAATGGACAAGAGCCTGGAGTATCAACCAGTAGAATGTGCTGTAGTGATCAATGCTGCAGGAGCCTGGTCTGGGAAAATTGCAGAGCTGGCTGGTGTTGGGAAGGGACTTCCTGGCACCCTCCAGGGCACCAAGCTACCTGTGGAGCCAAGGAAAAG GTATGTGCACTtatggcactgcccacagggaCCAGGTCTGGAGACACCGTTGGTTGCAGACATTAGTGGAGTCTATTTCCGACGGGAAGGATTGGGCAGCAACTACCTAGGTGGCTGTAGTCCTACTGAG GAGGAAGAACCAGACCCAACAAATCTGAATGTGGACCATGACTTCTTCCAGAACAAAGTGTGGCCTCATTTGGTCCAGAGGGTGCCATCTTTTAAGACTCTGGAG GTACAGAGTGCCTGGGCTGGTTATTATGACTACAATACTTTTGACCAGAATGGCGTGGTGGGCCCCCACCCACTAGTTGTCAACATGTACTTTGCTACGGGCTTCAGTGGTCGTGGGCTTCAGCATGCACCTGGCATCGGACGCGCTGTGGCAGAAATCATGCTAGAGGGTCACTTTAAGACCATCGACATGAGCCCCTTCCTCTTTACCCGCTTTTACTTAGGAGAGAAGTTACAGGAGTACAATATCCTCTGA
- the Foxred1 gene encoding FAD-dependent oxidoreductase domain-containing protein 1 isoform X4, whose protein sequence is MQRQEGAKVCLMSPEQLQTKFPWINVEGVALASYGLEDEGWFDAWSLLQGLRRKVQSMGVFFCQGEVTRFITSSTPMKTPTGEHVVLRRINNVHVKMDKSLEYQPVECAVVINAAGAWSGKIAELAGVGKGLPGTLQGTKLPVEPRKRYVHLWHCPQGPGLETPLVADISGVYFRREGLGSNYLGGCSPTEEEEPDPTNLNVDHDFFQNKVWPHLVQRVPSFKTLEVQSAWAGYYDYNTFDQNGVVGPHPLVVNMYFATGFSGRGLQHAPGIGRAVAEIMLEGHFKTIDMSPFLFTRFYLGEKLQEYNIL, encoded by the exons ATGCAAAG GCAGGAAGGAGCCAAAGTCTGCCTGATGTCTCCTGAGCAGCTGCAGACCAAGTTTCCCTGGATAAACGTAGAAGGAGTAGCTCTGGCGTCTTATG GGTTGGAGGATGAAGGTTGGTTTGATGCCTGGTCTTTGCTCCAGGGTCTTCGTCGAAAGGTCCAGTCAATGGGAGTCTTTTTCTGCCAGGGAGAGGTGACAC GTTTCATCACTTCATCTACCCCAATGAAGACCCCAACTGGGGAACATGTAGTCTTGAGAAGGATCAACAATGTCCAT GTGAAAATGGACAAGAGCCTGGAGTATCAACCAGTAGAATGTGCTGTAGTGATCAATGCTGCAGGAGCCTGGTCTGGGAAAATTGCAGAGCTGGCTGGTGTTGGGAAGGGACTTCCTGGCACCCTCCAGGGCACCAAGCTACCTGTGGAGCCAAGGAAAAG GTATGTGCACTtatggcactgcccacagggaCCAGGTCTGGAGACACCGTTGGTTGCAGACATTAGTGGAGTCTATTTCCGACGGGAAGGATTGGGCAGCAACTACCTAGGTGGCTGTAGTCCTACTGAG GAGGAAGAACCAGACCCAACAAATCTGAATGTGGACCATGACTTCTTCCAGAACAAAGTGTGGCCTCATTTGGTCCAGAGGGTGCCATCTTTTAAGACTCTGGAG GTACAGAGTGCCTGGGCTGGTTATTATGACTACAATACTTTTGACCAGAATGGCGTGGTGGGCCCCCACCCACTAGTTGTCAACATGTACTTTGCTACGGGCTTCAGTGGTCGTGGGCTTCAGCATGCACCTGGCATCGGACGCGCTGTGGCAGAAATCATGCTAGAGGGTCACTTTAAGACCATCGACATGAGCCCCTTCCTCTTTACCCGCTTTTACTTAGGAGAGAAGTTACAGGAGTACAATATCCTCTGA
- the Foxred1 gene encoding FAD-dependent oxidoreductase domain-containing protein 1 isoform X2, with the protein MFRRALRLGLGPGLPYRGLRTRKGGFTLDWDAKVSDFKKKVDSILPGKKYEVLYDTSHLPPEQADVVIIGGGILGLSVAFWLKKLESRRGAIRVLVVEQDHTYSRASSTGPSVGGIWQQFSVPENVQLSLFSINFLRNINEYLAVVDAPPVELQFNPSGCLLLASEKDAATLENNVKMQRFHHFIYPNEDPNWGTCSLEKDQQCPCENGQEPGVSTSRMCCSDQCCRSLVWENCRAGWCWEGTSWHPPGHQATCGAKEKGPGLETPLVADISGVYFRREGLGSNYLGGCSPTEEEEPDPTNLNVDHDFFQNKVWPHLVQRVPSFKTLEVQSAWAGYYDYNTFDQNGVVGPHPLVVNMYFATGFSGRGLQHAPGIGRAVAEIMLEGHFKTIDMSPFLFTRFYLGEKLQEYNIL; encoded by the exons ATGTTTCGCAGAGCGCTGCGTCTTGGCTTGGGCCCGGGCCTCCCATACCGGGGGCTACGCACACGCAAAGGAGGCTTTACTCTGG ACTGGGATGCAAAGGTGTCTGACTTTAAGAAGAAGGTTGATTCCATCCTGCCTGGAAAGAAATATGAAGTGCTGTATGACACCAGCCACCTGCCCCCAGAACAGGCGGATGTGGTCATCATAGGAGGTGGGATTCTTGGTCTGTCTGTGGCCTTTTGGCTGAAGAAGCTGGAGAGTAGAAGAGGTGCCATTCGGGTGCTGGTGGTGGAGCAGGACCACACG TATTCACGGGCTTCCTCCACAGGGCCTTCTGTGGGCGGGATTTGGCAGCAGTTTTCCGTGCCTGAGAATGTCCAGCTCTCACTCTTTTCAATCAACTTTCTCCGGAACATAAAT GAGTACCTGGCTGTGGTGGATGCTCCTCCTGTGGAACTTCAGTTCAACCCTTCCGGCTGTCTCTTGCTAGCTTCAGAAAAGGATGCTGCCACCTTGGAAAACAATGTGAAAATGCAAAG GTTTCATCACTTCATCTACCCCAATGAAGACCCCAACTGGGGAACATGTAGTCTTGAGAAGGATCAACAATGTCCAT GTGAAAATGGACAAGAGCCTGGAGTATCAACCAGTAGAATGTGCTGTAGTGATCAATGCTGCAGGAGCCTGGTCTGGGAAAATTGCAGAGCTGGCTGGTGTTGGGAAGGGACTTCCTGGCACCCTCCAGGGCACCAAGCTACCTGTGGAGCCAAGGAAAAG ggaCCAGGTCTGGAGACACCGTTGGTTGCAGACATTAGTGGAGTCTATTTCCGACGGGAAGGATTGGGCAGCAACTACCTAGGTGGCTGTAGTCCTACTGAG GAGGAAGAACCAGACCCAACAAATCTGAATGTGGACCATGACTTCTTCCAGAACAAAGTGTGGCCTCATTTGGTCCAGAGGGTGCCATCTTTTAAGACTCTGGAG GTACAGAGTGCCTGGGCTGGTTATTATGACTACAATACTTTTGACCAGAATGGCGTGGTGGGCCCCCACCCACTAGTTGTCAACATGTACTTTGCTACGGGCTTCAGTGGTCGTGGGCTTCAGCATGCACCTGGCATCGGACGCGCTGTGGCAGAAATCATGCTAGAGGGTCACTTTAAGACCATCGACATGAGCCCCTTCCTCTTTACCCGCTTTTACTTAGGAGAGAAGTTACAGGAGTACAATATCCTCTGA
- the Foxred1 gene encoding FAD-dependent oxidoreductase domain-containing protein 1 isoform 2 (isoform 2 is encoded by transcript variant 2) has translation MFRRALRLGLGPGLPYRGLRTRKGGFTLDWDAKVSDFKKKVDSILPGKKYEVLYDTSHLPPEQADVVIIGGGILGLSVAFWLKKLESRRGAIRVLVVEQDHTYSRASSTGPSVGGIWQQFSVPENVQLSLFSINFLRNINEYLAVVDAPPVELQFNPSGCLLLASEKDAATLENNVKMQRQEGAKVCLMSPEQLQTKFPWINVEGVALASYGLEDEGWFDAWSLLQGLRRKVQSMGVFFCQGEVTRFITSSTPMKTPTGEHVVLRRINNVHVKMDKSLEYQPVECAVVINAAGAWSGKIAELAGVGKGLPGTLQGTKLPVEPRKRYVHLWHCPQGPGLETPLVADISGVYFRREGLGSNYLGGCSPTEEEEPDPTNLNVDHDFFQNKVWPHLVQRVPSFKTLEVQSAWAGYYDYNTFDQNGVVGPHPLVVNMYFATGFSGRGLQHAPGIGRAVAEIMLEGHFKTIDMSPFLFTRFYLGEKLQEYNIL, from the exons ATGTTTCGCAGAGCGCTGCGTCTTGGCTTGGGCCCGGGCCTCCCATACCGGGGGCTACGCACACGCAAAGGAGGCTTTACTCTGG ACTGGGATGCAAAGGTGTCTGACTTTAAGAAGAAGGTTGATTCCATCCTGCCTGGAAAGAAATATGAAGTGCTGTATGACACCAGCCACCTGCCCCCAGAACAGGCGGATGTGGTCATCATAGGAGGTGGGATTCTTGGTCTGTCTGTGGCCTTTTGGCTGAAGAAGCTGGAGAGTAGAAGAGGTGCCATTCGGGTGCTGGTGGTGGAGCAGGACCACACG TATTCACGGGCTTCCTCCACAGGGCCTTCTGTGGGCGGGATTTGGCAGCAGTTTTCCGTGCCTGAGAATGTCCAGCTCTCACTCTTTTCAATCAACTTTCTCCGGAACATAAAT GAGTACCTGGCTGTGGTGGATGCTCCTCCTGTGGAACTTCAGTTCAACCCTTCCGGCTGTCTCTTGCTAGCTTCAGAAAAGGATGCTGCCACCTTGGAAAACAATGTGAAAATGCAAAG GCAGGAAGGAGCCAAAGTCTGCCTGATGTCTCCTGAGCAGCTGCAGACCAAGTTTCCCTGGATAAACGTAGAAGGAGTAGCTCTGGCGTCTTATG GGTTGGAGGATGAAGGTTGGTTTGATGCCTGGTCTTTGCTCCAGGGTCTTCGTCGAAAGGTCCAGTCAATGGGAGTCTTTTTCTGCCAGGGAGAGGTGACAC GTTTCATCACTTCATCTACCCCAATGAAGACCCCAACTGGGGAACATGTAGTCTTGAGAAGGATCAACAATGTCCAT GTGAAAATGGACAAGAGCCTGGAGTATCAACCAGTAGAATGTGCTGTAGTGATCAATGCTGCAGGAGCCTGGTCTGGGAAAATTGCAGAGCTGGCTGGTGTTGGGAAGGGACTTCCTGGCACCCTCCAGGGCACCAAGCTACCTGTGGAGCCAAGGAAAAG GTATGTGCACTtatggcactgcccacagggaCCAGGTCTGGAGACACCGTTGGTTGCAGACATTAGTGGAGTCTATTTCCGACGGGAAGGATTGGGCAGCAACTACCTAGGTGGCTGTAGTCCTACTGAG GAGGAAGAACCAGACCCAACAAATCTGAATGTGGACCATGACTTCTTCCAGAACAAAGTGTGGCCTCATTTGGTCCAGAGGGTGCCATCTTTTAAGACTCTGGAG GTACAGAGTGCCTGGGCTGGTTATTATGACTACAATACTTTTGACCAGAATGGCGTGGTGGGCCCCCACCCACTAGTTGTCAACATGTACTTTGCTACGGGCTTCAGTGGTCGTGGGCTTCAGCATGCACCTGGCATCGGACGCGCTGTGGCAGAAATCATGCTAGAGGGTCACTTTAAGACCATCGACATGAGCCCCTTCCTCTTTACCCGCTTTTACTTAGGAGAGAAGTTACAGGAGTACAATATCCTCTGA
- the Foxred1 gene encoding FAD-dependent oxidoreductase domain-containing protein 1 isoform 1 (isoform 1 is encoded by transcript variant 1), with amino-acid sequence MFRRALRLGLGPGLPYRGLRTRKGGFTLDWDAKVSDFKKKVDSILPGKKYEVLYDTSHLPPEQADVVIIGGGILGLSVAFWLKKLESRRGAIRVLVVEQDHTYSRASSTGPSVGGIWQQFSVPENVQLSLFSINFLRNINEYLAVVDAPPVELQFNPSGCLLLASEKDAATLENNVKMQRQEGAKVCLMSPEQLQTKFPWINVEGVALASYGLEDEGWFDAWSLLQGLRRKVQSMGVFFCQGEVTRFITSSTPMKTPTGEHVVLRRINNVHVKMDKSLEYQPVECAVVINAAGAWSGKIAELAGVGKGLPGTLQGTKLPVEPRKRYVHLWHCPQGPGLETPLVADISGVYFRREGLGSNYLGGCSPTEEEEPDPTNLNVDHDFFQNKVWPHLVQRVPSFKTLEHLLHLQVQSAWAGYYDYNTFDQNGVVGPHPLVVNMYFATGFSGRGLQHAPGIGRAVAEIMLEGHFKTIDMSPFLFTRFYLGEKLQEYNIL; translated from the exons ATGTTTCGCAGAGCGCTGCGTCTTGGCTTGGGCCCGGGCCTCCCATACCGGGGGCTACGCACACGCAAAGGAGGCTTTACTCTGG ACTGGGATGCAAAGGTGTCTGACTTTAAGAAGAAGGTTGATTCCATCCTGCCTGGAAAGAAATATGAAGTGCTGTATGACACCAGCCACCTGCCCCCAGAACAGGCGGATGTGGTCATCATAGGAGGTGGGATTCTTGGTCTGTCTGTGGCCTTTTGGCTGAAGAAGCTGGAGAGTAGAAGAGGTGCCATTCGGGTGCTGGTGGTGGAGCAGGACCACACG TATTCACGGGCTTCCTCCACAGGGCCTTCTGTGGGCGGGATTTGGCAGCAGTTTTCCGTGCCTGAGAATGTCCAGCTCTCACTCTTTTCAATCAACTTTCTCCGGAACATAAAT GAGTACCTGGCTGTGGTGGATGCTCCTCCTGTGGAACTTCAGTTCAACCCTTCCGGCTGTCTCTTGCTAGCTTCAGAAAAGGATGCTGCCACCTTGGAAAACAATGTGAAAATGCAAAG GCAGGAAGGAGCCAAAGTCTGCCTGATGTCTCCTGAGCAGCTGCAGACCAAGTTTCCCTGGATAAACGTAGAAGGAGTAGCTCTGGCGTCTTATG GGTTGGAGGATGAAGGTTGGTTTGATGCCTGGTCTTTGCTCCAGGGTCTTCGTCGAAAGGTCCAGTCAATGGGAGTCTTTTTCTGCCAGGGAGAGGTGACAC GTTTCATCACTTCATCTACCCCAATGAAGACCCCAACTGGGGAACATGTAGTCTTGAGAAGGATCAACAATGTCCAT GTGAAAATGGACAAGAGCCTGGAGTATCAACCAGTAGAATGTGCTGTAGTGATCAATGCTGCAGGAGCCTGGTCTGGGAAAATTGCAGAGCTGGCTGGTGTTGGGAAGGGACTTCCTGGCACCCTCCAGGGCACCAAGCTACCTGTGGAGCCAAGGAAAAG GTATGTGCACTtatggcactgcccacagggaCCAGGTCTGGAGACACCGTTGGTTGCAGACATTAGTGGAGTCTATTTCCGACGGGAAGGATTGGGCAGCAACTACCTAGGTGGCTGTAGTCCTACTGAG GAGGAAGAACCAGACCCAACAAATCTGAATGTGGACCATGACTTCTTCCAGAACAAAGTGTGGCCTCATTTGGTCCAGAGGGTGCCATCTTTTAAGACTCTGGAG CATCTTTTGCACCTGCAGGTACAGAGTGCCTGGGCTGGTTATTATGACTACAATACTTTTGACCAGAATGGCGTGGTGGGCCCCCACCCACTAGTTGTCAACATGTACTTTGCTACGGGCTTCAGTGGTCGTGGGCTTCAGCATGCACCTGGCATCGGACGCGCTGTGGCAGAAATCATGCTAGAGGGTCACTTTAAGACCATCGACATGAGCCCCTTCCTCTTTACCCGCTTTTACTTAGGAGAGAAGTTACAGGAGTACAATATCCTCTGA
- the Foxred1 gene encoding FAD-dependent oxidoreductase domain-containing protein 1 isoform X1, protein MFRRALRLGLGPGLPYRGLRTRKGGFTLDWDAKVSDFKKKVDSILPGKKYEVLYDTSHLPPEQADVVIIGGGILGLSVAFWLKKLESRRGAIRVLVVEQDHTYSRASSTGPSVGGIWQQFSVPENVQLSLFSINFLRNINEYLAVVDAPPVELQFNPSGCLLLASEKDAATLENNVKMQRFHHFIYPNEDPNWGTCSLEKDQQCPCENGQEPGVSTSRMCCSDQCCRSLVWENCRAGWCWEGTSWHPPGHQATCGAKEKGPGLETPLVADISGVYFRREGLGSNYLGGCSPTEEEEPDPTNLNVDHDFFQNKVWPHLVQRVPSFKTLEHLLHLQVQSAWAGYYDYNTFDQNGVVGPHPLVVNMYFATGFSGRGLQHAPGIGRAVAEIMLEGHFKTIDMSPFLFTRFYLGEKLQEYNIL, encoded by the exons ATGTTTCGCAGAGCGCTGCGTCTTGGCTTGGGCCCGGGCCTCCCATACCGGGGGCTACGCACACGCAAAGGAGGCTTTACTCTGG ACTGGGATGCAAAGGTGTCTGACTTTAAGAAGAAGGTTGATTCCATCCTGCCTGGAAAGAAATATGAAGTGCTGTATGACACCAGCCACCTGCCCCCAGAACAGGCGGATGTGGTCATCATAGGAGGTGGGATTCTTGGTCTGTCTGTGGCCTTTTGGCTGAAGAAGCTGGAGAGTAGAAGAGGTGCCATTCGGGTGCTGGTGGTGGAGCAGGACCACACG TATTCACGGGCTTCCTCCACAGGGCCTTCTGTGGGCGGGATTTGGCAGCAGTTTTCCGTGCCTGAGAATGTCCAGCTCTCACTCTTTTCAATCAACTTTCTCCGGAACATAAAT GAGTACCTGGCTGTGGTGGATGCTCCTCCTGTGGAACTTCAGTTCAACCCTTCCGGCTGTCTCTTGCTAGCTTCAGAAAAGGATGCTGCCACCTTGGAAAACAATGTGAAAATGCAAAG GTTTCATCACTTCATCTACCCCAATGAAGACCCCAACTGGGGAACATGTAGTCTTGAGAAGGATCAACAATGTCCAT GTGAAAATGGACAAGAGCCTGGAGTATCAACCAGTAGAATGTGCTGTAGTGATCAATGCTGCAGGAGCCTGGTCTGGGAAAATTGCAGAGCTGGCTGGTGTTGGGAAGGGACTTCCTGGCACCCTCCAGGGCACCAAGCTACCTGTGGAGCCAAGGAAAAG ggaCCAGGTCTGGAGACACCGTTGGTTGCAGACATTAGTGGAGTCTATTTCCGACGGGAAGGATTGGGCAGCAACTACCTAGGTGGCTGTAGTCCTACTGAG GAGGAAGAACCAGACCCAACAAATCTGAATGTGGACCATGACTTCTTCCAGAACAAAGTGTGGCCTCATTTGGTCCAGAGGGTGCCATCTTTTAAGACTCTGGAG CATCTTTTGCACCTGCAGGTACAGAGTGCCTGGGCTGGTTATTATGACTACAATACTTTTGACCAGAATGGCGTGGTGGGCCCCCACCCACTAGTTGTCAACATGTACTTTGCTACGGGCTTCAGTGGTCGTGGGCTTCAGCATGCACCTGGCATCGGACGCGCTGTGGCAGAAATCATGCTAGAGGGTCACTTTAAGACCATCGACATGAGCCCCTTCCTCTTTACCCGCTTTTACTTAGGAGAGAAGTTACAGGAGTACAATATCCTCTGA
- the Foxred1 gene encoding FAD-dependent oxidoreductase domain-containing protein 1 isoform X3, with translation MQRQEGAKVCLMSPEQLQTKFPWINVEGVALASYGLEDEGWFDAWSLLQGLRRKVQSMGVFFCQGEVTRFITSSTPMKTPTGEHVVLRRINNVHVKMDKSLEYQPVECAVVINAAGAWSGKIAELAGVGKGLPGTLQGTKLPVEPRKRYVHLWHCPQGPGLETPLVADISGVYFRREGLGSNYLGGCSPTEEEEPDPTNLNVDHDFFQNKVWPHLVQRVPSFKTLEHLLHLQVQSAWAGYYDYNTFDQNGVVGPHPLVVNMYFATGFSGRGLQHAPGIGRAVAEIMLEGHFKTIDMSPFLFTRFYLGEKLQEYNIL, from the exons ATGCAAAG GCAGGAAGGAGCCAAAGTCTGCCTGATGTCTCCTGAGCAGCTGCAGACCAAGTTTCCCTGGATAAACGTAGAAGGAGTAGCTCTGGCGTCTTATG GGTTGGAGGATGAAGGTTGGTTTGATGCCTGGTCTTTGCTCCAGGGTCTTCGTCGAAAGGTCCAGTCAATGGGAGTCTTTTTCTGCCAGGGAGAGGTGACAC GTTTCATCACTTCATCTACCCCAATGAAGACCCCAACTGGGGAACATGTAGTCTTGAGAAGGATCAACAATGTCCAT GTGAAAATGGACAAGAGCCTGGAGTATCAACCAGTAGAATGTGCTGTAGTGATCAATGCTGCAGGAGCCTGGTCTGGGAAAATTGCAGAGCTGGCTGGTGTTGGGAAGGGACTTCCTGGCACCCTCCAGGGCACCAAGCTACCTGTGGAGCCAAGGAAAAG GTATGTGCACTtatggcactgcccacagggaCCAGGTCTGGAGACACCGTTGGTTGCAGACATTAGTGGAGTCTATTTCCGACGGGAAGGATTGGGCAGCAACTACCTAGGTGGCTGTAGTCCTACTGAG GAGGAAGAACCAGACCCAACAAATCTGAATGTGGACCATGACTTCTTCCAGAACAAAGTGTGGCCTCATTTGGTCCAGAGGGTGCCATCTTTTAAGACTCTGGAG CATCTTTTGCACCTGCAGGTACAGAGTGCCTGGGCTGGTTATTATGACTACAATACTTTTGACCAGAATGGCGTGGTGGGCCCCCACCCACTAGTTGTCAACATGTACTTTGCTACGGGCTTCAGTGGTCGTGGGCTTCAGCATGCACCTGGCATCGGACGCGCTGTGGCAGAAATCATGCTAGAGGGTCACTTTAAGACCATCGACATGAGCCCCTTCCTCTTTACCCGCTTTTACTTAGGAGAGAAGTTACAGGAGTACAATATCCTCTGA
- the Foxred1 gene encoding FAD-dependent oxidoreductase domain-containing protein 1 isoform X5: MSPEQLQTKFPWINVEGVALASYGLEDEGWFDAWSLLQGLRRKVQSMGVFFCQGEVTRFITSSTPMKTPTGEHVVLRRINNVHVKMDKSLEYQPVECAVVINAAGAWSGKIAELAGVGKGLPGTLQGTKLPVEPRKRYVHLWHCPQGPGLETPLVADISGVYFRREGLGSNYLGGCSPTEEEEPDPTNLNVDHDFFQNKVWPHLVQRVPSFKTLEHLLHLQVQSAWAGYYDYNTFDQNGVVGPHPLVVNMYFATGFSGRGLQHAPGIGRAVAEIMLEGHFKTIDMSPFLFTRFYLGEKLQEYNIL; encoded by the exons ATGTCTCCTGAGCAGCTGCAGACCAAGTTTCCCTGGATAAACGTAGAAGGAGTAGCTCTGGCGTCTTATG GGTTGGAGGATGAAGGTTGGTTTGATGCCTGGTCTTTGCTCCAGGGTCTTCGTCGAAAGGTCCAGTCAATGGGAGTCTTTTTCTGCCAGGGAGAGGTGACAC GTTTCATCACTTCATCTACCCCAATGAAGACCCCAACTGGGGAACATGTAGTCTTGAGAAGGATCAACAATGTCCAT GTGAAAATGGACAAGAGCCTGGAGTATCAACCAGTAGAATGTGCTGTAGTGATCAATGCTGCAGGAGCCTGGTCTGGGAAAATTGCAGAGCTGGCTGGTGTTGGGAAGGGACTTCCTGGCACCCTCCAGGGCACCAAGCTACCTGTGGAGCCAAGGAAAAG GTATGTGCACTtatggcactgcccacagggaCCAGGTCTGGAGACACCGTTGGTTGCAGACATTAGTGGAGTCTATTTCCGACGGGAAGGATTGGGCAGCAACTACCTAGGTGGCTGTAGTCCTACTGAG GAGGAAGAACCAGACCCAACAAATCTGAATGTGGACCATGACTTCTTCCAGAACAAAGTGTGGCCTCATTTGGTCCAGAGGGTGCCATCTTTTAAGACTCTGGAG CATCTTTTGCACCTGCAGGTACAGAGTGCCTGGGCTGGTTATTATGACTACAATACTTTTGACCAGAATGGCGTGGTGGGCCCCCACCCACTAGTTGTCAACATGTACTTTGCTACGGGCTTCAGTGGTCGTGGGCTTCAGCATGCACCTGGCATCGGACGCGCTGTGGCAGAAATCATGCTAGAGGGTCACTTTAAGACCATCGACATGAGCCCCTTCCTCTTTACCCGCTTTTACTTAGGAGAGAAGTTACAGGAGTACAATATCCTCTGA